The following proteins come from a genomic window of Pyxidicoccus sp. MSG2:
- a CDS encoding ABC transporter ATP-binding protein, with protein sequence MPPMPEVEVAALEKTYPPPGLWARLRGRAAPSRPALRGVSFHVDAGEVVALIGPNGAGKSTLLRILCGLLLPDAGTARVASRDVVKDRPEVRRHVGAALSDDRGLAPRLTSRQNLRFYAALYDVPHREVDARIDELAHTLEARRLLDRETRTLSSGEKARVVLMRTLLHRPRVLLLDEVTRSLDPGAARRVRNRVLTDAASRGAAVLFASHDLAEVQAVAHRVLLLDAGRIAASGTFADVLPAAESIFASATPEDA encoded by the coding sequence ATGCCCCCAATGCCGGAGGTCGAAGTCGCTGCCCTGGAGAAGACGTACCCGCCGCCCGGCCTCTGGGCGCGCCTGCGCGGCCGCGCGGCGCCCTCCCGACCGGCCCTGCGCGGCGTCTCCTTCCACGTGGACGCCGGGGAGGTCGTCGCGCTCATCGGCCCCAACGGCGCCGGCAAGTCCACACTGCTGCGCATCCTCTGCGGCCTGCTGCTCCCGGACGCGGGCACCGCGCGGGTGGCCTCGCGCGACGTGGTGAAGGACAGGCCCGAGGTCCGCCGTCACGTGGGCGCCGCGCTCAGCGATGACCGGGGGCTCGCGCCGCGCCTCACCTCCCGGCAGAACCTGCGCTTCTACGCCGCGCTCTACGACGTCCCCCACCGCGAGGTGGACGCCCGCATCGACGAGCTCGCCCACACGCTGGAGGCCCGCCGCCTCCTGGACCGCGAGACGCGCACCCTCTCCAGCGGAGAGAAGGCGCGCGTGGTGCTGATGCGCACCCTGCTCCACCGCCCGCGCGTGCTGCTGCTCGACGAGGTGACTCGCTCGCTGGACCCCGGCGCGGCCCGCCGCGTGCGCAACCGCGTGCTGACGGACGCGGCCTCGCGCGGCGCCGCCGTCCTCTTCGCCAGCCACGACCTCGCGGAAGTGCAGGCCGTGGCCCATCGCGTCCTCCTGCTCGACGCAGGGCGCATCGCCGCCTCGGGCACCTTCGCGGACGTGTTGCCCGCCGCGGAAAGCATCTTCGCGTCCGCCACCCCGGAGGACGCATGA
- a CDS encoding ABC transporter permease, which produces MRRLLAFLRRDFEIATAYRLNGLLLAAGGLFTLTLFYFLARTVGESPAVRGRYGADYYSFALVGLATATLLRSLQRGFGNAVRAAQNDGSLEPLLAAPLSTFHVVALMTAGTVAGSLVRACGLLVAGSLLFGARLSVHPLTFGVTLVLSVLAFSALGLLSAAFVLVFKRGDPFAYALDMLSYLFAGVLYPVDVLPDALRMAARLLPATHALHGLRAAALEGAGMERLLPTWGALLAFSAVLWPLAAWAVQAARRHVERTGTLPHS; this is translated from the coding sequence ATGAGGCGCCTGCTCGCCTTCCTCCGGCGGGACTTCGAAATCGCCACCGCCTACCGGCTCAACGGGCTGCTCCTGGCGGCAGGCGGACTCTTCACCCTGACGCTCTTCTACTTCCTCGCCCGCACCGTGGGAGAGTCCCCCGCCGTGCGCGGCCGCTACGGCGCGGACTACTACTCCTTCGCGCTCGTCGGCCTGGCCACCGCCACCCTGCTGCGCAGCCTGCAGCGCGGCTTCGGCAACGCGGTGCGCGCCGCGCAGAACGACGGCTCGCTGGAGCCCCTGCTCGCCGCACCCCTCTCCACCTTCCACGTCGTCGCGCTGATGACGGCCGGCACCGTCGCCGGCTCGCTCGTGCGCGCGTGCGGCCTGCTCGTCGCCGGCTCGCTCCTCTTCGGCGCCCGCCTCTCCGTCCACCCACTGACCTTCGGCGTGACGCTGGTGTTGAGCGTGCTCGCCTTCAGCGCGCTCGGCCTGCTGTCCGCCGCCTTCGTGCTCGTCTTCAAGCGCGGAGACCCGTTCGCCTACGCGCTCGACATGCTCAGCTATCTGTTCGCCGGTGTGCTCTATCCGGTGGACGTGCTGCCCGACGCGCTGCGCATGGCCGCCCGGCTGCTGCCCGCCACGCATGCCCTGCATGGCCTGCGCGCCGCGGCACTGGAGGGCGCCGGCATGGAGCGCCTCCTACCCACCTGGGGCGCCCTGCTGGCCTTCAGCGCGGTACTCTGGCCGCTCGCCGCCTGGGCGGTGCAAGCCGCACGACGACATGTGGAACGTACGGGCACGCTGCCCCACAGCTAG
- a CDS encoding DUF444 family protein: MTLKIHQDHSRFKQIVRGKIKANLRKYVQKGEMLGKKGKDAISIPIPFIDIPRFKYGHKEQGGVGQGDGEVGQQLGPGAVEPGEGQQAGQGEGDHALEVDVTLDELAQILGEELQLPNIERRQNEKIVTQKIRYTGINTTGPESLRHFKRTYKQALRRQIAAGTYDPHRPIIIPMREDRRYRSYKLQNLPETNAVIIYMMDVSGSMGDEQKEIVRIESFWLDTWLRHQYKGLESRYIIHDAVAREVDRDTFFHTRESGGTMISSAYKLCRDIILADYPKSAWNIYPFHFSDGDNWSADDTRQCIDMLRNDVLPNVNQFAYGQVESPYGSGQFIKDLREAVGDTPNVALSEIADKDAIYASIKDFLGKGR; this comes from the coding sequence GTGACCTTGAAGATCCACCAGGACCACTCCCGCTTCAAACAGATCGTCCGCGGCAAGATAAAGGCCAACCTGCGCAAGTACGTGCAGAAGGGCGAGATGCTGGGGAAGAAGGGGAAGGACGCCATCTCCATCCCCATTCCGTTCATCGACATCCCCCGCTTCAAGTACGGCCACAAGGAGCAGGGCGGTGTCGGGCAGGGAGATGGAGAGGTGGGTCAACAGCTCGGCCCCGGGGCGGTGGAGCCCGGGGAGGGCCAGCAGGCAGGACAAGGCGAGGGCGACCACGCCCTCGAGGTGGACGTCACCCTCGACGAGCTCGCCCAGATTCTGGGTGAGGAGCTGCAGCTGCCCAACATCGAGCGGCGGCAGAACGAGAAGATCGTCACGCAGAAGATCCGCTACACCGGCATCAACACCACCGGCCCGGAGTCGCTGCGCCACTTCAAGCGCACCTACAAACAGGCCCTGCGGCGTCAGATTGCCGCGGGGACGTATGACCCGCACCGGCCCATCATCATCCCCATGCGCGAGGACCGGCGCTACCGCAGCTACAAGCTGCAGAACCTGCCGGAGACCAACGCGGTCATCATCTACATGATGGACGTGTCCGGCTCCATGGGCGACGAGCAGAAGGAGATCGTCCGCATCGAGAGCTTCTGGCTCGATACGTGGCTGCGCCACCAGTACAAGGGCCTGGAGTCGCGCTACATCATCCACGACGCCGTGGCCCGCGAGGTGGACCGCGACACCTTCTTCCACACCCGCGAGTCCGGCGGGACGATGATTTCCAGCGCGTACAAGCTCTGCCGCGACATCATCCTCGCGGACTACCCGAAGAGCGCGTGGAACATCTACCCGTTCCACTTCAGCGACGGTGACAACTGGAGCGCGGACGACACGCGCCAGTGCATCGACATGCTGCGCAACGACGTGCTGCCCAACGTCAACCAGTTCGCCTACGGCCAGGTGGAGTCGCCCTACGGCAGCGGCCAGTTCATCAAGGATTTGCGCGAGGCGGTGGGGGACACGCCCAACGTCGCGCTGAGCGAGATTGCGGACAAGGACGCCATCTACGCGTCCATCAAGGACTTCCTCGGCAAGGGCCGCTGA
- a CDS encoding PrkA family serine protein kinase, with translation MKDAEKVSWVSRIAALQDAKTYAELTWDGSFEDYLEIVRKNPKVTRTAFQRIYDMILSHGKTEYIDNKKKLIRYHFFSDEKFGGRDAIFGLDVPLMKLVNVFKSAAQGYGTEKRVILLHGPVGSSKSTIARLLKKGMEDYSKTPDGAAYTFSWTTDRKLPDGTTVKEKMKCPMNEEPLNLIPREWRPKIYAEISPPESGYTIPDGSELCPACRFVFKDLMTHYQGDFAKVMGHIRVNRLVFSEKDRVGIGTFQPKDEKNQDSTELTGDINYRKIAEYGSDSDPRAFNFDGEFNIANRGIIEFVEVLKLDVAFLYDLLGASQEHKIKPKKFPQTDIDEVILGHTNEPEYKKLENNEFMEALRDRTVKIDIPYITKLSEEVKIYEKDFNSRAIKGKHIAPHTLEMAAMWAVLTRLEEPKKHNLSLLQKLKLYNGKTLPNFTEDNIKELRKESNREGLEGISARYIQDKISNALVSDKGEGCINPFMVLNELEAGLKTHSLINSEDARKRMKELLTSVKQEYEDIVKNEVQRAISADEDAISKLCGNYIDNIKAYTQKEKVKNKYTGLYEEPDERLMRSIEEKIDIPDSRKDDFRREIMNYIGALAVEGKTFNYRTNERLHKSLELKLFEDQKDSIKLKNLVSSVVDKETQEKIDLVKDRMMKNYGYCEICSTDVLNFVASIFARGDAKE, from the coding sequence ATGAAGGACGCTGAGAAGGTTTCGTGGGTCTCCAGAATCGCCGCGCTCCAGGACGCGAAGACCTACGCTGAGCTCACCTGGGACGGCTCGTTCGAGGACTACCTCGAAATCGTCCGCAAGAACCCCAAGGTCACCCGCACCGCCTTCCAGAGGATCTACGACATGATCCTCAGCCACGGGAAGACGGAGTACATCGACAACAAGAAGAAGCTCATCCGCTACCACTTCTTCAGCGACGAGAAGTTCGGCGGCCGCGACGCCATCTTCGGCCTCGACGTCCCGCTCATGAAGCTCGTCAACGTCTTCAAGTCCGCCGCCCAGGGCTACGGCACCGAGAAGCGCGTCATCCTCCTCCACGGCCCCGTCGGCTCGTCCAAGTCCACCATCGCCCGCCTCCTCAAGAAGGGCATGGAGGACTACTCCAAGACGCCGGACGGCGCCGCCTACACCTTCTCCTGGACCACCGACCGCAAGCTGCCCGACGGCACCACGGTGAAGGAGAAGATGAAGTGCCCGATGAACGAGGAGCCGCTCAACCTCATCCCTCGTGAGTGGCGCCCGAAAATCTACGCAGAGATTTCCCCGCCGGAGAGCGGCTACACCATCCCCGACGGCTCCGAGCTGTGCCCCGCCTGCCGCTTCGTCTTCAAGGACCTGATGACGCATTACCAGGGCGACTTCGCCAAGGTCATGGGCCACATCCGCGTCAACCGCCTCGTCTTCAGCGAGAAGGACCGCGTCGGCATCGGCACGTTCCAGCCCAAGGACGAGAAGAACCAGGACTCCACCGAGCTCACCGGTGACATCAACTACCGGAAGATCGCCGAGTACGGCTCCGACTCCGACCCGCGCGCCTTCAACTTCGACGGCGAGTTCAACATCGCCAACCGCGGCATCATCGAGTTCGTCGAGGTCCTGAAGCTCGACGTCGCCTTCCTCTACGACCTGCTCGGCGCGTCGCAGGAGCACAAGATCAAGCCGAAGAAGTTCCCGCAGACGGACATCGACGAGGTCATCCTCGGCCACACCAACGAGCCCGAGTACAAGAAGCTCGAGAACAACGAGTTCATGGAGGCCTTGCGAGACCGTACGGTGAAGATTGACATCCCGTACATCACCAAGCTGTCCGAAGAGGTGAAGATCTACGAGAAGGACTTCAACTCCCGGGCCATCAAGGGCAAGCACATCGCTCCGCACACGCTGGAGATGGCCGCCATGTGGGCCGTCCTCACGCGCCTGGAGGAGCCCAAGAAGCACAACCTCTCGCTCCTGCAGAAGCTCAAGCTCTACAACGGCAAGACGCTCCCCAACTTCACCGAAGACAACATCAAGGAGCTGCGCAAGGAGAGCAACCGCGAGGGCCTGGAGGGCATCTCCGCCCGCTACATCCAGGACAAGATCTCCAACGCCCTGGTCAGCGACAAGGGCGAGGGCTGCATCAACCCCTTCATGGTCCTCAACGAGCTGGAGGCCGGCCTCAAGACGCACTCGCTCATCAACAGCGAGGACGCCCGCAAGCGCATGAAGGAGCTGCTCACCTCCGTGAAGCAGGAGTACGAGGACATCGTCAAGAACGAGGTCCAACGCGCCATCTCCGCGGACGAAGACGCCATCAGCAAGCTGTGCGGCAACTACATCGACAACATCAAGGCCTACACCCAGAAGGAGAAGGTGAAGAACAAGTACACCGGCCTGTACGAGGAGCCCGATGAGCGCCTCATGCGCTCCATCGAGGAGAAGATCGACATCCCCGACAGCCGCAAGGACGACTTCCGCCGCGAAATCATGAACTACATCGGCGCGCTGGCCGTCGAAGGGAAGACCTTCAACTACCGGACCAATGAGCGGCTCCACAAGTCACTGGAGCTGAAGCTGTTCGAGGACCAGAAGGACAGCATCAAGCTCAAGAACCTCGTCTCCTCCGTCGTGGACAAGGAGACCCAGGAGAAGATCGACCTGGTGAAGGACCGGATGATGAAGAACTACGGCTACTGCGAGATCTGCTCCACGGACGTCCTCAACTTCGTGGCCAGCATCTTCGCCCGAGGCGACGCGAAGGAGTAA